The Salvelinus namaycush isolate Seneca chromosome 1, SaNama_1.0, whole genome shotgun sequence genome has a window encoding:
- the LOC120047429 gene encoding GPI mannosyltransferase 3-like isoform X2, whose translation MEKIRARLNIGSKSEPVKLRKRKSQLYSKEETCPLDNGVLGVHVTVFTVAFRLINCFLVQTSFVPDEYWQSLEIAHLMVFDYGYLTWEWTAGIRGFSYPLFFAAIYKILHFFTYDAVQLLVWLPRVVQALLSALADIKLYCLIQSLEHSDVAKWTYLCQLCSWFTWYCCTRTLTNTMETTLTTLALYYYPLPGSKTHSSTKYLILVALAVIVRPTALIVWLPLLVFHFWQEDNKLKLITHLCLPIGALTLGISTLIDCIFYGKWTLVQYNFLKLNVFHNVAEFYGSHPWHCCLAHKEFRFIYPVLPFCMVFCGIALVNLRTWRRPAACALLVSNLVPALYTGLLHQRGTLDVMGHLQTLCDDSDPSTPPLPEVLFLMPCHSTPFYSHIHCPMKMRFLECPPDLTGDKSYVDEAERFFADPHHWLRTSFPYKSMLPTHLVFFDVLEMELSAFLDGNRFMRSTEIFHTHVPEGRVGKSILVYQRH comes from the exons ATGGAAAAGATTCGTGCACGCTTAAATATTGGAAGCAAATCAGAGCCTGTTAAACTGAGGAAACGAAAATCCCAACTATATAGTAAAGAAGAAACATGTCCTCTTGATAATG GTGTATTGGGGGTCCATGTCACTGTCTTCACTGTGGCATTTCGTCTCATCAACTGCTTCCTGGTCCAGACCAGCTTTGTCCCAGATGAATACTGGCAGTCCCTCGAAATCGCTCATCTTATGGTTTTTGA CTATGGCTATTTGACGTGGGAGTGGACAGCAGGTATAAGAGGGTTCTCCTACCCTCTCTTTTTTGCAGCTATATATAAGATATTGCACTTCTTCACCTATGACGCAGTTCAACTCTTG GTATGGCTACCTCGAGTTGTGCAGGCACTGCTATCTGCATTGGCTGATATTAAACTCTACTGTCTTATCCAATCACTGGAGCATTCTGACGTTGCCAAATGGACG TACCTCTGCCAGCTCTGTTCTTGGTTCACATGGTACTGCTGCACCAGGACCCTGACCAACACCATGGAGACCACACTCACAACTCTGGctctctattactatcctctGCCTGGCTCTAAAACACACAGCAG TACAAAATATTTGATCCTGGTTGCCTTGGCAGTCATTGTTCGTCCAACAGCCTTGATTGTGTGGCTTCCTCTGTTGGTTTTCCACTTCTGGCAGGAAGATAACAAGCTGAAACTCATAACTCACCTTTGCCTTCCCATTGG GGCTTTAACTCTTGGGATTTCGACATTGATTGACTGCATTTTCTATGGAAAG TGGACCCTGGTGCAGTACAACTTCCTTAAGTTGAATGTTTTTCACAACGTGGCTGAGTTCTATGGCTCTCATCCATGGCACTG TTGTCTTGCGCACAAGGAGTTCAGATTCATCTACCCTGTTTTGCCTTTCTGCATGGTATTTTGTG GGATAGCTTTGGTGAATCTGAGAACCTGGAGACGGCCTGCCGCATGCGCCTTATTGGTCTCCAACCTAGTCCCAGCCCTGTACACAGGTCTGCTTCACCAGCGAGGCACACTGGATGTCATGGGTCACCTCCAGACCCTGTGTGACGACAGCGATCCTTCAACACCTCCACTGCCTGAAGTCCTCTTTCTAATGCCCTGTCACTCTACACCTTTCTACAG TCACATCCACTGTCCAATGAAGATGCGTTTCCTAGAATGTCCACCAGATCTCACAGGAGACAAGAGCTATGTCGATGAAGCTGAGAGATTCTTCGCTGATCCTCATCATTGGTTGAGGACCTCATTTCCTTATAAGTCAATGCTGCCAACCCACCTGGTGTTCTTTGATGTTCTGGAGATG GAGCTCTCTGCATTCTTGGATGGGAATAGATTTATGAGAAGTACAGAAATATTCCACACTCACGTTCCTGAAGGACGAGTTGGAAAAAGCATCCTAGTTTATCAAAGGCACTGA
- the LOC120047429 gene encoding GPI mannosyltransferase 3-like isoform X1: MEKIRARLNIGSKSEPVKLRKRKSQLYSKEETCPLDNGVLGVHVTVFTVAFRLINCFLVQTSFVPDEYWQSLEIAHLMVFDYGYLTWEWTAGIRGFSYPLFFAAIYKILHFFTYDAVQLLVWLPRVVQALLSALADIKLYCLIQSLEHSDVAKWTYLCQLCSWFTWYCCTRTLTNTMETTLTTLALYYYPLPGSKTHSSTKYLILVALAVIVRPTALIVWLPLLVFHFWQEDNKLKLITHLCLPIGALTLGISTLIDCIFYGKWTLVQYNFLKLNVFHNVAEFYGSHPWHWYFTQGFVVVIGPHLPFFLYGCTLASKRYRIMLITIVWTVMVYSCLAHKEFRFIYPVLPFCMVFCGIALVNLRTWRRPAACALLVSNLVPALYTGLLHQRGTLDVMGHLQTLCDDSDPSTPPLPEVLFLMPCHSTPFYSHIHCPMKMRFLECPPDLTGDKSYVDEAERFFADPHHWLRTSFPYKSMLPTHLVFFDVLEMELSAFLDGNRFMRSTEIFHTHVPEGRVGKSILVYQRH, translated from the exons ATGGAAAAGATTCGTGCACGCTTAAATATTGGAAGCAAATCAGAGCCTGTTAAACTGAGGAAACGAAAATCCCAACTATATAGTAAAGAAGAAACATGTCCTCTTGATAATG GTGTATTGGGGGTCCATGTCACTGTCTTCACTGTGGCATTTCGTCTCATCAACTGCTTCCTGGTCCAGACCAGCTTTGTCCCAGATGAATACTGGCAGTCCCTCGAAATCGCTCATCTTATGGTTTTTGA CTATGGCTATTTGACGTGGGAGTGGACAGCAGGTATAAGAGGGTTCTCCTACCCTCTCTTTTTTGCAGCTATATATAAGATATTGCACTTCTTCACCTATGACGCAGTTCAACTCTTG GTATGGCTACCTCGAGTTGTGCAGGCACTGCTATCTGCATTGGCTGATATTAAACTCTACTGTCTTATCCAATCACTGGAGCATTCTGACGTTGCCAAATGGACG TACCTCTGCCAGCTCTGTTCTTGGTTCACATGGTACTGCTGCACCAGGACCCTGACCAACACCATGGAGACCACACTCACAACTCTGGctctctattactatcctctGCCTGGCTCTAAAACACACAGCAG TACAAAATATTTGATCCTGGTTGCCTTGGCAGTCATTGTTCGTCCAACAGCCTTGATTGTGTGGCTTCCTCTGTTGGTTTTCCACTTCTGGCAGGAAGATAACAAGCTGAAACTCATAACTCACCTTTGCCTTCCCATTGG GGCTTTAACTCTTGGGATTTCGACATTGATTGACTGCATTTTCTATGGAAAG TGGACCCTGGTGCAGTACAACTTCCTTAAGTTGAATGTTTTTCACAACGTGGCTGAGTTCTATGGCTCTCATCCATGGCACTGGTACTTTACTCAGGGTTTTGTGGTCGTCATTGGCCCTCATCTTCCTTTCTTCCTGTATGGATGCACACTGGCTTCAAAAAGATACAGAATCATGTTAATAACAATAGTCTGGACAGTAATGGTTTACAG TTGTCTTGCGCACAAGGAGTTCAGATTCATCTACCCTGTTTTGCCTTTCTGCATGGTATTTTGTG GGATAGCTTTGGTGAATCTGAGAACCTGGAGACGGCCTGCCGCATGCGCCTTATTGGTCTCCAACCTAGTCCCAGCCCTGTACACAGGTCTGCTTCACCAGCGAGGCACACTGGATGTCATGGGTCACCTCCAGACCCTGTGTGACGACAGCGATCCTTCAACACCTCCACTGCCTGAAGTCCTCTTTCTAATGCCCTGTCACTCTACACCTTTCTACAG TCACATCCACTGTCCAATGAAGATGCGTTTCCTAGAATGTCCACCAGATCTCACAGGAGACAAGAGCTATGTCGATGAAGCTGAGAGATTCTTCGCTGATCCTCATCATTGGTTGAGGACCTCATTTCCTTATAAGTCAATGCTGCCAACCCACCTGGTGTTCTTTGATGTTCTGGAGATG GAGCTCTCTGCATTCTTGGATGGGAATAGATTTATGAGAAGTACAGAAATATTCCACACTCACGTTCCTGAAGGACGAGTTGGAAAAAGCATCCTAGTTTATCAAAGGCACTGA
- the LOC120047429 gene encoding GPI mannosyltransferase 3-like isoform X3, which produces MEKIRARLNIGSKSEPVKLRKRKSQLYSKEETCPLDNGVLGVHVTVFTVAFRLINCFLVQTSFVPDEYWQSLEIAHLMVFDYGYLTWEWTAGIRGFSYPLFFAAIYKILHFFTYDAVQLLVWLPRVVQALLSALADIKLYCLIQSLEHSDVAKWTYLCQLCSWFTWYCCTRTLTNTMETTLTTLALYYYPLPGSKTHSSTKYLILVALAVIVRPTALIVWLPLLVFHFWQEDNKLKLITHLCLPIGALTLGISTLIDCIFYGKWTLVQYNFLKLNVFHNVAEFYGSHPWHWYFTQGFVVVIGPHLPFFLYGCTLASKRYRIMLITIVWTVMVYSCLAHKEFRFIYPVLPFCMVFCGIALVNLRTWRRPAACALLVSNLVPALYTGLLHQRGTLDVMGHLQTLCDDSDPSTPPLPEVLFLMPCHSTPFYRMSTRSHRRQELCR; this is translated from the exons ATGGAAAAGATTCGTGCACGCTTAAATATTGGAAGCAAATCAGAGCCTGTTAAACTGAGGAAACGAAAATCCCAACTATATAGTAAAGAAGAAACATGTCCTCTTGATAATG GTGTATTGGGGGTCCATGTCACTGTCTTCACTGTGGCATTTCGTCTCATCAACTGCTTCCTGGTCCAGACCAGCTTTGTCCCAGATGAATACTGGCAGTCCCTCGAAATCGCTCATCTTATGGTTTTTGA CTATGGCTATTTGACGTGGGAGTGGACAGCAGGTATAAGAGGGTTCTCCTACCCTCTCTTTTTTGCAGCTATATATAAGATATTGCACTTCTTCACCTATGACGCAGTTCAACTCTTG GTATGGCTACCTCGAGTTGTGCAGGCACTGCTATCTGCATTGGCTGATATTAAACTCTACTGTCTTATCCAATCACTGGAGCATTCTGACGTTGCCAAATGGACG TACCTCTGCCAGCTCTGTTCTTGGTTCACATGGTACTGCTGCACCAGGACCCTGACCAACACCATGGAGACCACACTCACAACTCTGGctctctattactatcctctGCCTGGCTCTAAAACACACAGCAG TACAAAATATTTGATCCTGGTTGCCTTGGCAGTCATTGTTCGTCCAACAGCCTTGATTGTGTGGCTTCCTCTGTTGGTTTTCCACTTCTGGCAGGAAGATAACAAGCTGAAACTCATAACTCACCTTTGCCTTCCCATTGG GGCTTTAACTCTTGGGATTTCGACATTGATTGACTGCATTTTCTATGGAAAG TGGACCCTGGTGCAGTACAACTTCCTTAAGTTGAATGTTTTTCACAACGTGGCTGAGTTCTATGGCTCTCATCCATGGCACTGGTACTTTACTCAGGGTTTTGTGGTCGTCATTGGCCCTCATCTTCCTTTCTTCCTGTATGGATGCACACTGGCTTCAAAAAGATACAGAATCATGTTAATAACAATAGTCTGGACAGTAATGGTTTACAG TTGTCTTGCGCACAAGGAGTTCAGATTCATCTACCCTGTTTTGCCTTTCTGCATGGTATTTTGTG GGATAGCTTTGGTGAATCTGAGAACCTGGAGACGGCCTGCCGCATGCGCCTTATTGGTCTCCAACCTAGTCCCAGCCCTGTACACAGGTCTGCTTCACCAGCGAGGCACACTGGATGTCATGGGTCACCTCCAGACCCTGTGTGACGACAGCGATCCTTCAACACCTCCACTGCCTGAAGTCCTCTTTCTAATGCCCTGTCACTCTACACCTTTCTACAG AATGTCCACCAGATCTCACAGGAGACAAGAGCTATGTCGATGA